A section of the Mesorhizobium loti genome encodes:
- a CDS encoding Bug family tripartite tricarboxylate transporter substrate binding protein, with the protein MLNRRRFLMSTASAGAAGLAGLHLTPAFAEGAPQIQIFVPAAPGGGWDQTGRTMDQVLRSEKLISGSQITNVGGAGGTVGLPQFISQWNGKGNSLMVAGMVMVGAIIANKAANNLTQVTPVARLTGEFEALVVPAESPFKTAADFVAALKADPTKVPVAGGSAGGSDHILFGLIAKTVGVPATSLSYVPFAGGGEALSALLGNQVAAGISGFGEFSEQVKAGALRLLAISADKRQDGIDAPTLKEAGIDVELFNWRGVFAPPGVSDADKAAMITLVETMAKSDAWATECKNRNWTPILLTGDDYAKFVAEDSARIEAILKDLGLA; encoded by the coding sequence ATGCTGAACAGACGCAGATTTTTGATGAGCACGGCCTCGGCAGGCGCTGCCGGCCTTGCAGGACTTCATCTCACTCCCGCTTTCGCTGAAGGCGCACCGCAGATCCAGATTTTCGTGCCGGCGGCACCCGGCGGCGGCTGGGACCAGACAGGGCGCACGATGGACCAGGTGCTGCGCTCGGAGAAGCTGATCTCCGGCTCGCAGATCACCAATGTCGGCGGCGCCGGCGGCACGGTCGGGCTGCCGCAGTTCATCAGCCAATGGAACGGCAAGGGCAATTCGCTGATGGTCGCCGGCATGGTCATGGTCGGCGCCATCATCGCCAACAAGGCCGCCAACAATCTGACGCAGGTCACGCCGGTCGCCCGTCTCACCGGTGAATTCGAAGCGCTGGTGGTGCCGGCGGAATCGCCATTCAAGACCGCCGCCGATTTCGTCGCCGCGCTGAAAGCCGATCCGACGAAGGTTCCGGTGGCCGGCGGCTCCGCCGGTGGCTCCGACCACATCCTGTTCGGCCTGATCGCCAAGACCGTTGGCGTTCCGGCAACCAGCCTTTCCTACGTGCCGTTCGCCGGCGGCGGCGAGGCCCTGTCGGCGCTGCTCGGCAACCAGGTGGCGGCCGGCATCTCCGGCTTTGGCGAATTCTCCGAACAGGTCAAGGCGGGTGCGCTCAGGCTGCTCGCCATCTCGGCCGACAAGCGCCAGGACGGCATCGACGCGCCGACGCTGAAGGAAGCCGGCATCGATGTCGAACTGTTCAACTGGCGCGGCGTTTTCGCGCCTCCCGGCGTGTCCGATGCCGACAAGGCGGCGATGATCACGCTGGTGGAGACCATGGCCAAGAGCGATGCCTGGGCCACGGAGTGCAAGAACCGCAACTGGACGCCCATCCTGCTTACCGGCGACGACTATGCGAAATTCGTCGCCGAGGACTCGGCGCGTATCGAAGCCATCCTCAAGGATCTCGGCCTCGCCTGA
- a CDS encoding IclR family transcriptional regulator, whose product MDSPNKPADTELRRRSAEGVAALDRAIAILDAFTAADRSLSLAEIAARTGLYKSTILRLANSLLRGQLLERLDDGRYRVGPAAFRLGALYQRSVVAVDILLPIMRDLSEHSWESVAFYVRSGDVRTCLYRVESKHPIRYTIREGDVLPLLVGSGGRVLAAFSGQPGEPYETIRRTCNCLAIGDRDPETAGVSAPVFGPGRNLLGALTLAGPSTRVDAAFLQRMKRPLLEAAARATRAFGEDASLLEQASLAAEALP is encoded by the coding sequence ATGGACTCACCAAACAAACCGGCGGATACAGAGCTTCGGCGTAGATCGGCCGAAGGTGTCGCGGCACTTGATCGAGCGATTGCGATCCTCGATGCCTTTACAGCCGCCGACCGCTCGCTCAGCCTGGCCGAGATCGCGGCGCGCACCGGCCTCTACAAGAGTACGATCCTGAGGCTGGCGAATTCACTGCTGCGCGGGCAGTTGCTCGAGCGCCTTGACGATGGGCGCTACCGCGTCGGGCCCGCCGCCTTCCGGCTCGGCGCCCTCTATCAGCGTTCGGTCGTGGCGGTCGACATCCTGTTGCCGATCATGCGCGACCTCTCGGAGCACAGCTGGGAGAGCGTCGCATTCTATGTCCGCTCGGGTGACGTCCGCACCTGCCTCTACCGTGTCGAATCCAAGCATCCGATCCGCTACACCATACGCGAGGGCGACGTATTGCCCTTGCTTGTCGGCTCCGGCGGACGCGTGCTTGCGGCGTTTTCCGGCCAACCGGGGGAACCCTACGAGACCATCCGAAGAACCTGCAACTGCCTCGCCATCGGCGACCGCGACCCCGAGACGGCGGGCGTCTCGGCACCGGTGTTCGGGCCGGGGCGCAACCTGCTCGGCGCGTTGACGCTGGCGGGTCCGAGCACGCGCGTCGATGCCGCCTTCCTTCAGCGTATGAAACGTCCGCTGCTCGAGGCGGCGGCCCGCGCCACCCGTGCCTTCGGCGAGGACGCCTCCCTGCTCGAACAGGCAAGTCTTGCGGCGGAGGCGCTGCCCTGA
- a CDS encoding citryl-CoA lyase yields MSSSGKKSGRERGEEWWQTGIIEMSPGVIRLRGYEIQDLIGRVSFPAMIWLMLRGELPSEDQAALLGIALGAAVDHGPQAPSIAIARMAATCGVGINSAMASAINVLGDVHGGAGEQALSFYGDIAVSIDGGTVLDEAVSVRLDRFFAEEKGYVPGLGHRFHPIDPRAPRLLELTRAFAARGVVNGRFADIAGAVEAEVARRKGRKIPLNIDGATAVIYGELGFPPPLTRGLFVLSRSVGILAHAWEQSQQGERNKGPLPREWLWAYTGTPLRPFPGENETGD; encoded by the coding sequence ATGAGCAGTTCCGGGAAGAAGTCAGGCCGTGAACGCGGCGAGGAGTGGTGGCAGACCGGCATCATCGAGATGAGCCCCGGCGTCATCCGGCTGCGCGGCTATGAAATACAGGACCTGATCGGTCGCGTCAGCTTCCCCGCGATGATCTGGCTGATGCTGCGTGGCGAATTGCCAAGCGAGGACCAGGCCGCATTGCTCGGCATTGCGCTGGGCGCGGCCGTCGACCATGGGCCGCAGGCACCATCCATCGCCATCGCCCGCATGGCCGCGACCTGCGGTGTCGGCATCAACAGTGCCATGGCTTCGGCCATCAATGTGCTCGGCGACGTGCATGGTGGTGCCGGCGAGCAGGCGCTGTCTTTCTACGGCGATATCGCCGTGTCGATCGATGGCGGGACAGTGCTGGATGAGGCGGTCTCGGTACGTCTGGACCGGTTTTTCGCCGAGGAAAAAGGGTATGTGCCAGGGCTCGGCCACCGCTTTCACCCGATCGATCCACGTGCGCCGCGCCTGCTGGAACTGACCCGCGCATTTGCCGCGCGTGGGGTGGTCAATGGACGGTTCGCCGACATCGCCGGGGCTGTTGAGGCGGAGGTCGCGCGGCGCAAGGGCAGGAAGATCCCGCTCAACATCGATGGCGCGACCGCCGTCATCTATGGCGAACTCGGCTTTCCGCCGCCGCTGACGCGCGGGCTCTTCGTGCTGTCGCGCTCCGTCGGCATCCTGGCGCATGCCTGGGAACAGTCGCAACAGGGTGAGCGCAACAAGGGGCCCCTGCCGCGTGAGTGGCTGTGGGCCTATACCGGCACGCCGCTGCGACCATTCCCCGGCGAGAATGAGACTGGCGACTGA
- a CDS encoding EAL domain-containing protein, with translation MDASPRLLGLVWPFIAVVLIQALVASLSLYTLSAVRAYVGGESQWSKGQKHAIYFLSLYADTGNEEFFTEYREAIAVPLADRSARLALEQPEPDTEAARTGFLQGRNHPDDVTGLIWLFQNFRKFSYLDTAIRHWAAADTMILAIQRLGDTMHATLSKVPASAAEISAWKAEIHRLDRQVSPLSKAFSDSLGEGSRFIRTLLTLANLVTAALLILLAVWRTRKLLAQRQAFQLALNAERERAQVTLASIGQAVISTGRDGRLDYMNAVAEKLLACPLGAARGKPVASLFRLVDKDTSVEDPQLVERLLAGEPRRSSARPQLLQRLDGSVVPVALTGAPLIVSGEIVGAVLAFHDMTREEDYIERLSWQASHDALTGLANRRDFESRLERTIVELQGKPRQHALMYLDLDQFKLVNDTCGHAAGDQLLRQISSLLTRELRSGDVLARLGGDEFGVLLVDCDATNAADIAERLRAAVQDLHFAWDGRPFNTSVSIGMVEIANAQVTIEETLRAADVACYMAKEKGRNRVQIHSDGDMALRERFGEMAWVQRLHAALEQNRFRLHAQEIWPLNDDVVEAGAHIEILLRLADEDGSFVTPQSFIPAAERYGLMPSIDRWVVRNTFRILAARQADPRTPPIATCAINLSGATFGDETFLGFLREQFLIHGISPAMICLEITETSAIANLTNAMRFIADLRGLGCRFALDDFGSGMSSFAYLKHLPVDYLKIDGSFVKDMLDDRIDRAMVEMIHHIGKVMGKRTIAEFVESDDIAAALKIIGVDYAQGYGIARPTPFDVSTVLLGRSLTPAAQSADPWADLARKLRRKAG, from the coding sequence ATGGACGCCAGCCCCCGTCTTCTCGGGCTCGTCTGGCCGTTCATCGCCGTCGTGCTTATCCAGGCGCTGGTCGCCAGCCTCAGCCTGTACACGCTTTCGGCGGTTCGCGCCTATGTCGGCGGGGAAAGCCAATGGTCCAAGGGGCAAAAGCACGCCATCTATTTCCTCAGCCTGTATGCGGACACCGGCAATGAGGAGTTCTTCACCGAGTATCGCGAGGCGATCGCCGTTCCGCTGGCCGATCGCTCGGCGCGCCTGGCGCTCGAGCAGCCCGAGCCCGATACAGAGGCAGCGCGCACAGGCTTTCTGCAGGGCAGAAACCACCCGGACGACGTCACCGGGCTGATCTGGCTGTTCCAGAATTTCCGGAAGTTCAGCTATCTCGATACCGCTATTCGGCACTGGGCGGCGGCCGACACGATGATTCTCGCCATCCAGCGGCTCGGCGACACCATGCATGCGACGCTCAGCAAGGTGCCGGCGTCGGCAGCCGAGATCAGTGCCTGGAAAGCGGAAATCCATCGGCTCGATCGTCAGGTCAGCCCACTGTCCAAGGCCTTCTCGGACAGTCTGGGCGAGGGATCGCGCTTCATCCGCACGCTGCTCACCTTGGCCAATCTCGTCACCGCCGCCTTGCTGATCCTGCTGGCCGTATGGCGTACCCGCAAGCTCCTGGCGCAGCGCCAGGCCTTCCAGCTGGCGCTCAATGCCGAGCGCGAGCGCGCGCAGGTTACGCTGGCTTCGATCGGCCAGGCTGTCATCAGCACCGGCCGTGACGGGCGGCTGGACTACATGAACGCGGTGGCCGAGAAACTGCTGGCCTGCCCGCTCGGCGCTGCCAGGGGCAAACCGGTCGCATCGCTGTTTCGCCTTGTCGACAAGGATACCAGCGTCGAGGATCCGCAGCTGGTCGAGCGTCTGCTGGCCGGTGAACCGCGCCGTTCCAGCGCCCGTCCGCAATTGCTGCAGCGGCTGGACGGCTCTGTTGTTCCCGTAGCGCTGACCGGCGCGCCGCTGATCGTTTCCGGTGAAATCGTCGGCGCGGTGCTCGCCTTCCACGATATGACGCGCGAAGAGGACTATATCGAGCGGCTTTCATGGCAGGCCTCGCATGACGCATTGACTGGGCTCGCCAACCGGCGTGATTTCGAAAGCCGGTTGGAAAGGACCATCGTCGAACTGCAAGGCAAGCCCCGGCAGCACGCCTTGATGTATCTCGATCTCGACCAGTTCAAGCTGGTCAACGATACGTGCGGTCACGCCGCGGGTGACCAGTTGCTGCGCCAGATTTCCTCACTGCTGACCCGCGAATTGCGGTCCGGCGACGTACTCGCCCGGCTGGGCGGCGACGAGTTCGGCGTGCTGCTCGTTGATTGCGATGCCACCAACGCAGCCGATATCGCCGAAAGGCTGCGCGCGGCGGTGCAGGACCTGCATTTCGCCTGGGACGGAAGACCCTTCAACACCAGTGTCAGTATCGGCATGGTGGAGATCGCCAACGCGCAGGTGACGATCGAGGAGACGCTGCGGGCCGCCGACGTCGCCTGCTACATGGCCAAGGAAAAGGGCCGCAACCGCGTCCAGATCCACAGCGATGGCGACATGGCCTTGCGTGAGCGCTTCGGCGAGATGGCCTGGGTACAGCGCCTGCACGCCGCGCTGGAGCAAAACCGCTTCAGGCTTCACGCCCAGGAAATCTGGCCGCTCAACGACGACGTCGTCGAGGCGGGAGCGCATATTGAGATCCTGCTGCGGCTGGCCGACGAAGACGGCAGCTTCGTCACCCCGCAGAGCTTCATTCCCGCTGCCGAGCGCTACGGCCTGATGCCGTCGATCGACCGCTGGGTGGTGCGCAACACCTTCCGCATCCTGGCCGCCCGGCAGGCCGATCCGCGCACGCCACCGATCGCCACATGCGCCATCAATCTTTCCGGAGCGACTTTCGGCGACGAGACGTTTCTCGGCTTCCTGCGCGAGCAGTTCCTCATCCACGGCATTTCGCCTGCCATGATCTGCCTGGAGATCACCGAAACCAGCGCTATCGCCAATCTCACCAACGCCATGCGCTTCATTGCCGATCTGCGCGGCCTGGGCTGCCGCTTCGCGCTCGACGATTTCGGCTCCGGCATGTCATCCTTCGCCTATCTGAAGCACCTGCCGGTCGACTACCTCAAGATCGACGGCAGCTTCGTCAAGGACATGCTTGACGACCGCATCGACCGCGCCATGGTCGAGATGATCCACCACATCGGCAAGGTCATGGGCAAGCGTACCATCGCCGAGTTCGTCGAGAGCGACGATATCGCCGCCGCTCTGAAGATCATCGGCGTCGACTATGCCCAGGGCTATGGGATCGCCAGGCCGACGCCTTTCGATGTCTCGACGGTGCTGCTGGGCCGGAGCTTGACGCCGGCCGCGCAGAGCGCCGATCCATGGGCCGACCTTGCGCGGAAACTGCGCCGCAAGGCGGGGTAG
- a CDS encoding CaiB/BaiF CoA transferase family protein, with amino-acid sequence MTDLLSGIRVLDLTNVLAGPYCAYQLALLGADVIKVEGPHGGDLARQLGGSPRLNQAGMGASFLAQNAGKRSVMLDLKTEADRERFLDLVASADALVENFRPGVMDRLGLGYEALKAVRPGLVYCAISGFGQTGPMRDNPAYDQIIQGLSGIMSITGTPETAPLRVGYPVADTLGGLVGAFAIASALVKQKTSGEGAFLDVSMLECTLSALGWPVSNYLTAGVDPKPMGNENMTAAPSGAFRTGDGLLNIAANKQEQFVTLCRLIGRPELALDPRFAERETRKRNRAALKVEIEEALAGASAAAWEEALNRAGVPAGRVLTIPQVLGEPQVLERQVTANFDDVAGMDRPLTVLRGGFMVDGKAPLPTKPPPVLGEHMDEVFALLPPRAKAKARA; translated from the coding sequence ATGACTGACCTGCTTTCCGGTATCCGCGTCCTCGACCTGACCAATGTTCTGGCCGGGCCTTATTGTGCCTATCAGCTGGCGCTGCTGGGGGCTGACGTGATCAAGGTCGAGGGGCCGCATGGCGGCGACCTGGCGCGCCAGCTCGGCGGTTCGCCAAGGCTCAACCAAGCCGGCATGGGCGCCTCGTTCCTGGCGCAGAATGCCGGCAAACGATCCGTCATGCTCGATCTGAAGACAGAAGCCGATCGTGAACGCTTCCTCGACCTTGTCGCCAGTGCAGACGCGCTGGTAGAGAATTTCCGCCCCGGCGTGATGGATCGGCTCGGCCTTGGCTACGAGGCGCTCAAGGCGGTCCGCCCCGGCCTTGTCTATTGCGCGATATCGGGCTTCGGCCAGACCGGGCCGATGCGCGACAATCCCGCCTATGACCAGATCATCCAGGGCCTGTCAGGCATCATGAGCATTACCGGCACGCCGGAAACGGCGCCGCTGCGTGTCGGCTATCCCGTCGCCGATACGCTGGGCGGGCTGGTCGGTGCGTTCGCGATTGCATCGGCGCTGGTCAAGCAGAAGACCTCAGGCGAGGGTGCCTTCCTCGACGTCTCAATGCTCGAATGCACGCTTTCCGCGCTCGGCTGGCCGGTGTCGAATTATCTGACGGCCGGGGTCGATCCCAAGCCGATGGGCAATGAGAACATGACGGCGGCACCCTCCGGCGCCTTTCGCACCGGCGACGGGCTGCTCAATATCGCCGCCAACAAGCAGGAGCAGTTCGTAACGCTTTGCCGGCTGATCGGGCGACCGGAGCTGGCCTTGGACCCGCGCTTTGCGGAGCGCGAGACACGCAAGCGCAACCGCGCGGCGCTGAAAGTCGAGATCGAGGAGGCCCTGGCAGGCGCGTCGGCGGCGGCCTGGGAAGAGGCGCTCAATCGGGCGGGCGTCCCGGCGGGCAGGGTGCTGACGATCCCGCAAGTGCTGGGCGAACCGCAGGTACTGGAACGGCAGGTGACCGCGAATTTTGACGATGTCGCCGGGATGGACAGGCCGCTGACCGTTCTGCGCGGCGGTTTCATGGTCGACGGCAAGGCGCCTTTGCCGACAAAGCCGCCACCGGTGCTCGGTGAGCATATGGACGAGGTTTTCGCCCTCCTGCCGCCGCGCGCCAAGGCCAAGGCACGGGCATGA
- a CDS encoding NUDIX hydrolase, which translates to MAATKKKAVRKAKKGERIRQVAAIPFRLTAGGDFEVMLVTSRTTRRFIVPKGWPMKGKSGRKAATIEAQEEAGVLGKALREPAGTYSYWKRLANRFVRVDVIVYLLEVTEELADWQEAKRRQRAWLAPADAAMLIDEPDLSTLVKTLKLPEPLPPGQA; encoded by the coding sequence ATGGCAGCCACCAAGAAAAAGGCCGTGCGCAAGGCCAAGAAAGGCGAGCGAATCCGCCAGGTCGCGGCGATCCCCTTTCGGTTGACCGCGGGCGGTGATTTCGAAGTCATGCTGGTCACGTCGAGAACGACGAGGCGCTTCATCGTTCCCAAGGGTTGGCCTATGAAAGGCAAGAGTGGACGCAAGGCGGCCACCATCGAGGCGCAGGAGGAAGCCGGCGTGCTCGGCAAGGCGCTGAGGGAGCCGGCCGGCACCTATTCCTACTGGAAACGGCTGGCCAACCGCTTTGTCCGCGTCGACGTCATCGTCTATCTGCTTGAAGTGACCGAAGAGCTTGCTGATTGGCAGGAAGCCAAACGCCGCCAGCGCGCCTGGCTGGCGCCGGCCGACGCGGCGATGCTCATCGATGAACCCGATCTGTCGACGCTGGTGAAGACCCTGAAGCTTCCCGAACCCTTGCCGCCGGGCCAAGCATAG
- a CDS encoding tripartite tricarboxylate transporter TctB family protein, translating into MSTINQPTAPPRLAVPELLVGIGLLACAGAVAWQTLAIPVSPLYSKVGPTVFPYLTMVGLVVLSLLLILAAFRGGWQPEEEKETPTDWKAMGFVVIGLVANLLLIRPLGFTAASVIMFVLVCYGFGSRHTLRDALTGLVLALAAYFGFARALGVNIGAGFIESQLNTVIDAIIGGFGA; encoded by the coding sequence ATGAGCACCATCAACCAGCCGACGGCGCCCCCGCGCCTTGCCGTGCCGGAATTGCTTGTTGGCATCGGCCTTCTCGCCTGCGCCGGCGCCGTTGCCTGGCAGACGCTGGCGATCCCGGTGTCGCCGCTCTATTCCAAGGTCGGGCCGACCGTCTTTCCCTATCTCACCATGGTCGGTCTGGTGGTGCTCTCGCTGCTGCTCATCCTCGCCGCGTTTCGTGGCGGCTGGCAACCGGAGGAGGAAAAGGAAACGCCGACCGACTGGAAGGCGATGGGCTTCGTCGTCATCGGCCTTGTCGCCAACCTGCTGCTTATTCGGCCGCTTGGCTTCACGGCGGCATCGGTCATCATGTTCGTTCTCGTCTGCTACGGCTTCGGCAGCAGGCATACGCTGCGCGACGCGCTCACCGGCCTTGTCCTGGCGCTGGCCGCCTATTTCGGTTTCGCCAGGGCGCTCGGCGTCAACATCGGTGCCGGTTTCATCGAGAGCCAGCTGAACACGGTGATCGACGCGATCATCGGCGGGTTTGGAGCGTGA
- a CDS encoding invasion associated locus B family protein, with protein MRKYAYFAAVLGAACIVGLPAMAAQTKGDKVVAKPPAADAPQLPGGASALSETHGDWTVNCQIAGTNKVCSLSHQQFNKQSNQRLLAIELSSKTGDDATGTLALPFGLALAKGVTLTIDDQMLDGSLAFNTCQVVGCLVPVAFDGNVTPLLKNGTTLKIDAFAADTGQAVSFSIPLNGFSGALARTAELLSN; from the coding sequence ATGAGGAAATACGCGTATTTCGCGGCAGTGCTGGGGGCGGCCTGCATTGTCGGTTTGCCGGCCATGGCCGCGCAGACCAAGGGTGACAAGGTGGTGGCGAAGCCGCCCGCCGCCGATGCACCGCAACTGCCGGGTGGTGCATCGGCCTTGTCCGAAACCCATGGCGACTGGACGGTCAATTGCCAGATAGCGGGCACGAACAAGGTCTGCAGCCTGTCGCATCAGCAGTTCAACAAGCAGAGCAACCAGCGGCTGCTGGCGATCGAGCTGTCGAGCAAGACCGGCGACGATGCGACCGGCACGCTCGCCCTGCCGTTTGGACTGGCGCTCGCCAAGGGCGTCACCCTGACCATCGACGACCAGATGCTGGACGGCAGCCTGGCCTTCAACACCTGTCAGGTGGTCGGCTGCCTGGTGCCGGTGGCGTTCGATGGCAATGTCACGCCACTGCTCAAGAACGGCACCACGCTGAAGATCGACGCCTTCGCGGCGGACACCGGGCAAGCCGTGAGCTTTTCCATTCCGCTCAACGGCTTCAGCGGGGCGCTCGCCCGCACAGCGGAACTCTTGTCAAACTGA
- a CDS encoding tripartite tricarboxylate transporter permease, with protein sequence MSTLEQLAHGFSVAFTPVNLLWCLLGTTLGTAIGVLPGLGPALTIALLLPITYQVAPEASFILFAGIYYGAMYGGSTTSILLNTPGESATIVTALEGNKMARSGRGGAALATSAIGSFVAGTLGTLGVAFLAPVVVKFALAFGPAEYFSLMVLAFITVSAVLGSSSVRGLTSLFAGFVIGMIGVDLQTGQPRFTFGTTELLDGVDVIIAAVGLFAVGETLYMASRRYAGKDEIVPLKGSLYMTAAEWGRSWKAWLRGAAIGFPIGAMPAGGAEIPTFLSYAIEKKLSKHKEEFGTVGAIEGVAGPEAANNASAAGVLVPMLTLGLPTSATAAIMLSAFQSYGINPGPLLLTTQANLVWGLIASLFIANVILVILNLPLIGLWVRLLKIPAPQLYAGILVFATVGTYGISQSPIDLVILYLLGAAGFLMRRFDFPTAPVIIGMILGPLAETQFRRAMTISNGDWSVFYKHPLSLTLLTLAFIGLVGPHIWAFIEHRRRRGPEHVPGDA encoded by the coding sequence ATGAGCACGCTTGAACAACTCGCCCACGGCTTCTCGGTCGCCTTCACCCCGGTCAATCTTCTGTGGTGCCTGCTCGGCACCACGCTCGGCACCGCCATCGGCGTGCTGCCGGGCCTGGGGCCGGCGCTGACCATCGCGCTGCTTCTGCCGATCACCTATCAGGTGGCGCCGGAAGCCTCCTTCATCCTGTTCGCCGGCATCTATTATGGCGCCATGTATGGCGGCTCGACAACCTCGATCCTGCTCAACACGCCGGGTGAAAGCGCCACCATCGTCACCGCGCTGGAAGGCAACAAGATGGCGCGGTCCGGCCGTGGCGGAGCTGCCCTTGCCACCTCGGCGATCGGTTCCTTCGTTGCCGGCACCCTCGGCACGCTGGGCGTCGCCTTCCTGGCGCCGGTGGTGGTGAAGTTCGCGCTGGCCTTCGGACCGGCCGAATATTTCTCGCTGATGGTGCTGGCCTTCATCACGGTTTCGGCCGTGCTCGGCTCCTCCTCGGTGCGCGGGCTCACCAGCCTGTTTGCCGGCTTTGTTATCGGCATGATCGGCGTCGACCTGCAGACCGGCCAGCCGCGCTTCACCTTCGGCACGACCGAACTGCTCGACGGCGTCGACGTCATCATCGCAGCCGTCGGCCTGTTCGCGGTCGGCGAGACGCTCTACATGGCTTCGCGCCGCTATGCCGGCAAGGACGAGATCGTACCGCTGAAAGGCTCGCTCTACATGACCGCGGCCGAATGGGGCCGCTCATGGAAGGCCTGGCTGCGCGGTGCGGCGATCGGCTTCCCGATCGGCGCCATGCCGGCCGGCGGCGCGGAAATCCCGACCTTCCTGTCCTATGCCATCGAAAAGAAGCTGTCGAAGCACAAGGAGGAGTTCGGCACGGTCGGCGCCATCGAGGGCGTCGCCGGTCCCGAGGCAGCCAACAACGCGTCCGCAGCCGGCGTGCTGGTGCCGATGCTGACGCTTGGCCTGCCGACCTCGGCGACGGCCGCGATCATGCTGTCCGCCTTCCAGAGCTACGGCATCAACCCGGGGCCGCTGCTTTTGACGACGCAGGCCAATTTGGTCTGGGGCCTGATCGCCAGCCTGTTCATCGCCAACGTGATCCTCGTCATCCTCAATTTGCCGTTGATCGGGCTGTGGGTGCGGCTGCTGAAGATCCCGGCGCCGCAGCTTTATGCAGGCATACTGGTGTTCGCGACCGTCGGCACGTACGGCATTTCGCAATCGCCCATCGATCTGGTCATCCTCTATTTGCTGGGGGCGGCGGGCTTCCTGATGCGGCGCTTCGATTTCCCGACCGCGCCGGTCATCATCGGCATGATCCTGGGGCCGCTCGCCGAAACCCAGTTCCGCCGGGCAATGACCATCTCGAATGGCGACTGGTCGGTGTTCTACAAGCATCCGCTGTCGCTGACGCTGCTGACGCTCGCCTTCATCGGCCTGGTCGGGCCGCATATCTGGGCCTTCATCGAGCATCGCCGGCGGCGTGGCCCAGAGCACGTGCCGGGCGATGCCTGA